DNA from Aureimonas sp. AU20:
CCTTGCTGAAACTGCCGATTATGGCGTCGTGCATCTTGGCGAGCCAAGCTTCCGCCTCGCTGGCGCGGGCCTCGGCCCGGCGCGCGCGCGCCTCGGACTCGGCCAGGCGCACCTCGGTCTCGTCGAGCTGCTCCTGCAGAGAGCGGATCTCCTCGGCCGCCCGCTCGGCGTCGAGCCGGTGCTCGATCTCCATCTCGGTCGTGCGCTCGTCGCGGATGCGGATGGCTTCGCTCGCCTCGCGCACGAGGTCGAGCGCCGCCGACCAGTCCCGCTTCGGCTCGCTCCCCGTCGTGACCAGCGAGTAGCCGGCGTCACCGCGCTCGTCGGCCATGTCGGACAGGCTCTGACGCAGGCTCAACCCGATCTCTTCGTTCCCTCTGATCGTCATGCCTCGGTTTCCCCTCGTCCCTTGCCGCATTCCTCAACGCCCGAAGGCGCTCAATCGTTCTTGTCGGGCGCCGTGAAGGGGCGCACGTTGGATGGCCTGTCCTCGCGCGCGGCGGTTTCCGGCGGCAGGTCGATGGCCCCTTCGCCATGGCGGCCGCGCGTGGCGCGTTTGAGGCTTTCGTTCTGCCGCTGGAGCGCCGAGCGGCTTTCGCGCGCGATGTCGAGCGCCCCTTGCGCGAGTGTGCGTTCGGCGCGCTCGTTCTGCAACTCCTCGATCAATCGACGGTTAGCGACCTCGAGCGCCATGCGCTCCTGCTCGAAACGCAGGGTCAGCGCTTCCACCCGGTCGGTGAGATTGGCGGCGCGCGAATTGACGCTTTCGAGCGAGGCGTCCTTGGCCGCCAGCGCCTTCACCAGCATGTCGCAGCGCGCTTCCATCTCGTTGCGGCCCTTGTCGGCCTCCTGGAGCATGGTGGAAAGGCGGCCGTTATCGGCGCGCAGGCTTTCCACGCGCCGCTCCAGGGTGGTGCGGTCGGCCGAAGCCTCCTTCACCGCCCGGTCGGCCGAGCGCACCGTTTCCTCGCGCTCGCGCAGCTGGTTGCGCACCTGCACCAGGATCTGGTCCGTGGCGGCGAGGCGCGCGCTCAAGGTCTCGATCTTCATGGCCGAGTTGGCGCGCTCGGTCTTCAAGGCGCCGAGATCGGCCTCGTGCTGGGCGACGCTGCGCTGGCGCGCCGCCTGCTCGGAGGCGAGCTGGGTTTCCAGCGTCGAAATTGTCTGGAGGTTCTGGTCGACCTGCTGCTCGATCTCGTTGAGGCGACCGTAGAGCGCCACGAGTTCGGCCGACTGCTCCTCGGCCAGAAGCTGCAACCGGCGGTTCTCGCCGTCCAGAATCTGCCGCTTCTCCTCGGTTTCCGACAGCAGCCGCTCGGCCTCGTTGAGGGCCTGTTCGGAAATCTGCGCCTCGGCGCGCAGCGTCTTCACCTCGAGCGAGAGCGACTGGTTCTGCTCGACCTCGGCTAGGAGCTGCCGCTCCAGCGCGTTGGCATGGGAGGTGCGTTCGCGCAGCGTCAGGCGCTGCTCGTCCAGGATCGTCTCGTTCTCGCGCAGCGTGGTTTCCAGCCGCCCGACCCGGCCGGTCATGGCCGTGAGATCGGCCATCGCCTGCGAGTTGCGGCTGAGAAGATCGTCCACCTCGCGGCGGAGCGACTGGTTGCCGTCGACCTCCTGCGAATGGAGCGCTTCGAGTTCGAGAACGCGCGCCTTGGTCTGTGAGAGTTCGCCGGCGATCGTCTCGATCGGCGCAATCAGGAGCGAGAAGTCGTCCGTCAGCGTGCGCAGCTCGCCGAGCCGTTCCGACATTTCGCCGATCCGAACCCGCAGCACCTCGTTGCGCTGCCCGATCCCGTCCAGGGGAGGAAGCGAGGCGGGCACGGACGTCGTCTCCATCGGAGGGGGTCTCCTGACCGTCTGCGCCTGCGGCGGGATCGGCGCCTGCGCCTGGCCTTCGCCATTCCCAGCGGCTTCAGGCCGCGGCGAGCCGAGCCGGAGGAAGAAGGACAAAGGTGACGTCATGGAACGGGACCCCGAAGGCTAAGGCTTCATCGCCTGTCTTGCCGCCTCGCGCGTGCCGAAGCAATTGCCTTAAGAATTGGTAACCGAAGTTTTCCGCAAATTGTCGTTTTTGAACGTCACTCGTCGCACCCAAGCCCCTTTCTCGGGTCAGGTGGCAGATAGAAGCGTCGAGATCACGAGGATATGATCGGCCGAGCCTTCAGGCGGCTTACGTTCAGGAACCGTTCAGGCGGCGCGTTGTTCCTTAGGCAGACTTATAGCTTTGCCGGAGTGATCCATGCGTATCGCAAGAATGCTCGGGGGTAAGGTCTTGGCCGTCGCGATTGCGCTGACCATGTTGCCTGCTGCCATCCCGGCCAGTGTTCCCATCGTCGGCGCCACCGCGGCCAAGGCCGATCCTTATTGGGGCGGCGGCTATGGCTACCGCCCGTACCGGGGTGGCCCCGGCTATTATCGCGGCGGCCCGGGTCCGGGCTATTACGGCGGCGGCCCCGGCTACTACGGGGGCCCGCGCTATTATGGCGGTGGTCCCCGCTACTATCGCCATCGCCACAACAATGGCGGCGCGGCCATCGCTGGCGCGATCCTGGGCCTGGGTGTCGGCGCGGCGATCGCCAGCGCCAACCAGCCCCGCTACGCCGCACCGCGCTATGTGGCACCGGCCTACGGACTCCGCCCGTGGACACGCGATTGGTATCGCTATTGCGCGTCCCGCTACCGGTCCTTCGACCCCGGTTCGGGTACGTTCCAGCCCTATAACGGCCCGCGTCAGCTCTGCCGCTGAACGCATCGGCCTGACCTGCAAGATGGCCGCGTCCCTTGGGCGCGGCCATCTTGCTGTCCGGGGAACTCGAACCCCCATGCCGCATTCCCTCCAGACCAGTTTGGCGCAAGGTTGGGGAGAGGTTGATATGGCGAGGCGAACGAAATTGAAGGCGGGCCTTCTGGCGCTCGCCAGCTTGATGGCGCTCCCGACTTGGGCATCGGCCGGCGAGTTCGTCGGCATCGATCCCTACAATCGCCCCGTCTATGCGCGGGAGACTCAGTTTCCCATTGTGCCAAGCCGGGTCACCGGCCCTTATTATCGCAAGACGGTCGGCCAGTTCGGCGGACCTGCAGTGGCTGGCCCGCTCTATTATGCCGAACCGGCGCCTCCCGTTCCCGGCTACTACAGGCCCGATCCGCTCGTTCAGGCCGGCGCCGTTCTCGCCTTCGACCAGAATGCCGCCATCGGACAGGCCGAGCGCAATGCACGCGCGGAGCGAGGCATTGGTCGCCCCGCTCCATTCAGCGCCGAATGGTATCGCTGGTGCGAGGCGCGCTACCGCTCCTTCGACCACGATTCGGGCACCTTTCAGCCGAGCAACGGCCCTCGCCGCCTCTGCCGCTAGGCGGGGTCGGGCAAGGGCCGGGTCGCCAGTTCCAGCCAGTGACGGTCTTCGGCGTCCAGCCGAGGGCCGATCCGTTTCGCCACCTCGGCATGGTAGGCGTTCAGCCAGTCGATCTCGTCCGCAGTCATGAGTGAGCGCACGACGAGCCGGCGGTCGATCGGCGCGAAGGTCAGCGTCTCGAACCCATGCATGGGCAGATCGCCGCCCTCGATGGGTGCGGCATCTTGCGTCAACAAGAGGTTCTCGATCCGGATGCCGAAGGCGCCCTCACGGTAATAGCCCGGCTCGTTTGAGACAATCATGCCGGGCTCCAGCACCGCCACGCCCCGGCGCGAGATGGATTGCGGCCCTTCGTGAACTGCGAGGAACGCGCCGACCCCATGCCCCGTGCCATGGGCGAAGTCGCAACTTGCGCGCCAGAGCGCGATGCGGGCGAGCGGATCGAGGTCCATCCCGCGCGTGCCCTTGGGAAAGCGTGCCGTGGAAATGGCGATCATGCCCTTCAGCACCAGCGTGAACTTCTGCCGCACCTCGTCCGGCACGACGCCCAGCGCCACGGTCCGCGTGATGTCGGTCGTACCGTCCTGATACTGCGCGCCGGAATCGACGAGAAAAATCTCTCCTTCCCCCAGCGTGCGGTTGGACGCGCGATTGACCCGGTAGTGCGGCAGCGCCGCATTGGGGCCGGCGGCGGAGATCGTGTCGAAGGACAGGTCGCGGAGCGGCATTCCGTCCGCTTCGCCGAACCGGCCGCGGATGGCTTCCAGCCTCTCGGCGGCGTCGATTTCGGTGACGCTGCCGGCCGGCTGCCGGTCCAGCCAGGCCAGGAACGAGGTGATAGCCGCGCCGTCGCGCAGATGGGCGCGTCGCGACCCCTCGATCTCAACCGCGTTCTTGCGCGCGCGGGGCAATCGGGCGGGGTCTTCCTTCTCGACGATGCGCCCGCCCGCGCCCGCTACGATGCGACCCAGCCGGTCGGCGGTGAGCGCGGGGTCCAGCATCACCGTCTTGCCTTCCGCGAAGGCCGCGAGCGCTGGCTCCAGGCGCTCGGGCGCCTCGATCGCGGCGAGGCTGGAAAACGCCGCTCTCGCTTCCCCGTCCAGCTTGTCCCCATCGATGAAAAGCACCGCCGGCCCCGCAGCAGGAATCAGCGCGAAGGACAGCGGCAGGGGCGTGTGGGGAACGTCGCTGCCTCGAATGTTGAAGACCCAGGCGACCGAACTCGGGTCGGTCAGAACGACACCGTCAGCCTTGGCCTTGCGCAGGCCTTCGCGGATCATTTCCAGCTTCTCGCCGGCCTCCACGCCGGCATAGGCGACGGGTTGCAGCGCCACCCGGCCCTTGGGAGCGACCGGGCGATCCTGCCAGATGCGGTCCACCGGATTGTGCTGGAGCGGCACCAGTGCGCCGCCCGCCTCCTCCATGGTCTTCGTCAGCGCCTTCACTTCGGCCAGCGTGTGGAGCCAAGGGTCGAAGCCGATGCGAAGGCCCTTGGCCTTGTCGCCGAGATAGCTGGCGAGCGGCGTCTCGACCGAATTCTCCGGCGTGAAGACCGTGCCGTCGATCTGCGCGCGCACCTGCACGGTGTAGCGCCCATCGGTGAAGAGCACGGCGCTCTGGGGCAGAACCAGGGCCGTGCCGGCCGAACCGGTGAAGCCGGTCAGCCAGCCGAGGCGCGCGGCGGAGGGCGGGATGTACTCGCCCTGGTGCTCGTCGGCGCGCGGCACCACGAACCCATCGACGCCCGCCTCCGCCAGCGCGGCGCGCAGGCGCTCGACGCGCGAAGCCGATTGCGAGGAGTCGGACATCTCGTCGAAATCCTGGAACATGGGTGGCTTCCCTTTGTCGCGGCAGGTTGAAGAGGCAGAGTCTGCCTTCGTCTGTTCCAAATCCGCACGCCCGGCTCAAGCGAAAAGGTTCATCATGGGGGTGCTTGCACGTCGCGATCAGGCTCGCTATGTTCGATCTTACGTTTACGCAAACGTCAAAATCGCTTCATCCGAGGAGGGATCGCGATGCCGGTCTATCAGGCGCCCGTGGCCGATACGCTGTTCGTGCTCAACGATCTGTTGGGTATCGAGCGACACAGCAACCTTGCAGCCTTCGCGGAAGCCTCGCCCGATATCGTGGAAGCCGTGCTGGGCGAAGCCGGACGGTTTGCGCAGGATGTGTTCTTCCCACTGAACCAGACGGGCGACCGCGAGGGTTGCCATCGCCACGAGGACGGCTCGGTCACGACACCCACCGGTTTCAAGCAGGCCTATAACCAGTTCCGCGAAGCCGGCTGGGGCGGGCTCTCGGCCGACCCGGCCTATGGCGGCCAGGGCCTGCCGCACACGGTGGCCGCCGCCGTGAACGAATATCTCTCCTCCGCCAACATGGCCTTCGCCATGTATCCCGGCCTGACGCGCGGCGCGATCGCGGCGCTGGAGCAGCACGGGACGCAGGAGCAGAAGCAGCTCTACCTGCCCAAGATGATCGAGGGCATCTGGACCGGCACGATGAACCTGACGGAGCCCCATTGCGGCACCGATCTGGGCCTCTTGCGCACGAAGGCCGCGCCGGTGGGCGACGGGTCCTATCGCATCACCGGCCAGAAGATCTTCATCTCGGCCGGCGAGCACGATCTCTCCGACAACATCATCCATCTCGTTCTCGCCCGCATCGAGGGCGCGCCGGAAGGCGTGAAAGGCATCTCGCTTTTCGTCGTGCCGAAGTTCCTCACCGACAAGTCCGGTGCCATCGGCGCGCGCAATGCCGTCTCCTGCGGTTCGATCGAGGAGAAGATGGGCATCCACGGCAACGCCACCTGCGTCATGAACTATGACGGGGCAACGGGCTGGCTGGTGGGCGAGGCCGACAAGGGCCTGCGCGCCATGTTCACCATGATGAACGAGGCGCGGCTCGGCGTCGGCGTGCAGGGGCTCGCCGTTTCCGAGATCGCCTATCAGAATGCCGTCGCCTACGCCCGCGAGCGCATTCAGGGCCGTTCGCTCTCCGGCACCAAGGCGCCGGAGAAGCGCGCCGACCCGATCATCGTCCATCCCGACATCCGCCGCATGCTGATGACCATCCGCGCGGTGAACGAGGGCGGCCGAGCGCTGATTCTCTGGACCGCGCTGAAGGGCGACCTGTTCCACCTGTCGCAGGACGCCAAGGAGCGCGAGGCGGCGGACGACTGGCTGGGTCTGATGACCCCCGTCATCAAGGGCGTGCTGACCGACAAGGGCTTCGACAACGCCGTGATGGCGCAGCAGGTCTATGGCGGCCACGGCTATATCGCGGAATGGGGCATGGAGCAGTATGTGCGCGACGCGCGCATCGCCCAGATCTACGAGGGCGCCAACGGCATCCAGGCGCTCGACCTCGTCGGCCGCAAGCTGGCGCTGAACAACGGCCGCGCCGTGCAGAGCTTCTTCGCCGAGGTCGGCGCCTTCTGCGAGGCGCATCGCGCCGACGAGCGCCTGTCGCCCTTCACCAAGGGGCTGAAGAAGGGGCTGAACGACCTGCAGGCGGCGACGCTCTGGCTGATGGGCAACGCCATGGGCAAGCCCGACAACGCGGGCGCGGCCTCGACCGACTACATGCATCTCTTCGGCCTCGTGGCGCTCGGCTACATGTGGGCGCAGATGGCCAAGGTGGCGGCGGAGAAGCTCGGCGACGGCAGCGCGGCCGATCCCGCCTTCCTGGAGGCCAAGCTCGTGACGGCGCGTTTCTTCATGGACCGCCTGATGCCGGAAACGGCCGCCCACCTTGCCCGCATCTCCTCGGGCTCCACCTCGATGATGGCGCTGGACGCCGCCGTCTTCTAAGACGCAAACTTATCTTGGAGTCATCGTGCGAGAGCAGTTTGTAGAATGGGTTACTGCAGCCTTACGAGACCATAGAGATGGAGCAACCATCGTCGAGGTTGCGCGGCATATATGGACTCATCATGAGCCGGAGCTCCGTGATTCCGGAGATCATTTCTACACTTGGCAATACGACGTTCGCTGGGCCGCCAATCAATTAGCTCGAAATGGGCTGCTTGATTACGGCCGTCGCGGGCGAAACAATCTCTGGATTCTTCGAGGCGTCTGATGACTGAAGCCTTCATCTACGATCATGTTCGCACCCCGCGCGGCCGGGGCAAGAAGGACGGCGCCCTTCACGAGGTGCCGGCCGTTCGCCTCGCCGCCCGGGTCTTGGAATCGCTGCGCGAGCGCAACGGGCTGGACACCGCCAAGGTCGACGACATCATCTTCGGCTGCGTCGACCCCGTGGGCGAAGCCGGCTCGGTGATCCCCAAGGCCGCCGCCTTCGAGGCGGGATACGACTTCGCGGCGCCCGGCATTCAGATCTCGCGCTTCTGCGCCTCCGGGCTGGATGCGGTGAACCTCGGCGCCGCCAAGATCGGCTTCGGCTCCGACGACATCGTGATCGCGGGCGGCGTGGAATCCATGTCGCGCGTCGGTATGGGCATGTCGGGCGGCGCCTGGATCATGGACCCCTCGGTCGGCATCCCCGCCTATTTCATGCCGCAGGGCATCTCGGCCGATCTGATCGCCACCAAATACGGCTTCAGCCGAGACGACGTCGACGCTTATGCCGTGGAGTCGCAGCGCCGCGCGGCGGAAGCCTGGGCCGACGGGCGCTTCGCGAAATCGGTCGTGCCGGTGCGCGATCAGAACGGGCTCGTGATCCTCGACCGCGACGAGCACATGCGCCCCACAACGGACATGCAGTCGCTTGGGAGCCTCAACGCCTCCTTCGCCGCGCATGGCGAGATGGGCGGCTACGACGCAGTGGCGATCCAGGCCCATCCCGAGCTCGAAAGCGTCGAGCACGTCCACCATGCCGGCAATTCGTCCGGCATCGTGGATGGCGCCGGCGCCGTGCTGCTCGGCTCCAAGCGCGCCGGGGACACGCTGGGGCTGAAGCCCCGCGCGCGCATCCGCGCCTTCAGCAATATCGGCTCCGACCCCGCGCTCATGCTGACCGGCCCGGTGGACGTGACGAAGAAACTTCTGGAGCGCTCCGGCATGGCGCTCTCGGACATCGATCTGTTCGAGCTGAACGAGGCCTTCGCGGCCGTGGTGCTGCGCTATCTCCAGGCCTTCGAGATCGACCCCGCCCGGATGAACGTCAACGGCGGCGCCATCGCCATGGGCCATCCGCTCGGCGCGACCGGCGCGATGATCCTCGGCACGGTGCTGGACGAGCTCGAGCGGCAGAACAAGCAGACCGCGCTGGTCACGCTCTGCATCGGCGCCGGCATGGGCACGGCGACCATCATCGAGCGCGTCTGAGCCGCGCCCGCCATGGCTGCCCCTCGCCTGTCCCCTTCCGTCGGCCGGCTTGTGCCGTCAGCAGACCTGGACGCCGAGCTCGGCGGCCATGTCGCGCGCGCCGCGCAGGTTCAGCTGGGGCAGCGCCTCGAAGGCGGGGCGGGCGAAGTAGTAGCCCTGGAACAGGCGAATGCCGGCGACCTGCAGGATCGTGAACTCGGCTTCCGTCTCGACGCCCTCGGCCAGAACCTCTATGCCGAGCGCCCGCGCGGCGGAGGTGATCGAGGCCACGACCACCTGTCGGGGATAGCTCGTGTCGATGCCGCGCACGAGCTTCATGTCGAGCTTGATGAGGTCGGGCTGGAAGTCCACCAGGAGACCCAGCCCGGCAAAGCCTGCGCCGAAATCGTCCAGCGCGGTGACGAAGCCCTGTCGGCGATATTCCGACAGGATGCGCTGGAGATGGCCGGTGTCGAGGATCTCCTCGTTCTCGGTGAACTCGAACATCAGCGCGCCCAGCGGAAAGTCGTGCTTGCGGGCGGCGAGAAGCGTCGCGCGCAGGCAGGCTGCCGGCTCGTAGACGGCATTGGGCAGGAAGTTGATGGACAGGCGCACGCTCTGCTCGCGCGGGAAGAGCCGAGAGGCCAGTTCGATCGCCTTGACGCGGCAGCGCTGGTCGAACCGGTATTTCTGATCCGGCCCGACCTGGGACAGGATGCTGTAGGCGCCCTCCCCCTGAAGACCTCGGACCAAGGCTTCGTAGCCCCAGACGCGGCTTTCGCTGATATCGTAGATCGGCTGGAACGCCATCGAGAAGTCGAAATCCAGCGGCTCGCCCGACCGGCATCCGTCACAACCCGAGCTCATTCCGCTTCCTTCCGCAGCCCCTCCGACCTCGGCAGTCTACAAGGGGCCGCCTTAGTAAAGTCTGAAGTTTCCGGGCGGCTTGCGTAGCCGTCCTTCGAATTCGCCCGACCTTTCATCTTGAAACATCCATTTCGGGAAACAGGCATGACCTACAAGAACTTCACTCTCGGCCCGAACGAAGACGGTATCGTCGTGGTCACCTGGGACATGCCCGACCGCTCGATGAACGTCTTCACCGAAGAGGTGATGCGCGAGATCGACGCGTTCGCCGACGCCTTCGCCGCCGACGAGGCGGTGAAGGGCGTGGTGCTGGCCTCGGGCAAGGCGGGGTCCTTCACCGGCGGCGCCGATCTGAAGATGCTGCGCGGCATGTTCGACGCCTTCGAGGCGAAGAAGCGCGAGGACGAGGCGGCGGCCGTGGCCGAGCTGTTTCAGCGCTGCGGCGAGATGGGCCGCATCTGGCGCAAGCTGGAAACCTCCGGCAAGCCTTATGTCGCGGCGATCAACGGCACCTGCATGGGCGGCGGCTTCGAGCTGGCGCTGGCCTGCCACGGGCGCGTGGCCGCCGCGGAAGCCAAGATGGGCCTGCCGGAAGTGAAGGTCGGCATCTTCCCCGGCGCCGGTGGTACGCAGCGCGTGCCGCGCCTCACCGACACGCAGTCGGCCCTCCAGATGCTCCTCAAAGGCGAGACGCTGTCGGCGGCCAAGGCCAAGTCGATGAAGCTGATCGACGAGGTCGTGCCGGCCGACGGGCTGATCGAAGCGGCCAAGGCCATGCTGCGGGCCGGGTTGAAGCCGGTGAAGCCCTGGGACGAGAAGGGCTTCAAGCTGCCGTCCGGCCCGGTCTATTCACCCGCCGGGGCACAGGTCTGGCCGGCCGTCGCCTCGCTCTACCGCAAGGAGACGGCGGATAATTATCCCGGCGCGCGCGCCATCGTGAAATGCGTCTACGAAGGTCTTCTGCTGCCAATCGATCAAGCGCTTAAGGTCGAGCAGCGCTACTTCACGGAGGTCCTCCAGACCACCGAAGCGGCAATGATGATCCGCTCGCTCTTCGTTTCGCTGCAGGCGCTGAACAAGGGCGCCCGGCGCCCGTCCGGGGTCCCCGAGCAGACGCTCGGCCGCGTCGGCGTGATCGGCGCCGGCTTCATGGGCGCCGGCATTGCCTATGTCGCAGCCAAGGCGGGGCTGGAGGTCGTGCTGATCGATCGCGACCAGGAGGCCGCCGACAAGGGCAAGGCGCATTCGGCCGGTCTGATGGACGGTCTCGTCAAGAAGGGCCGCGCCAAGCCAGACGAGGCCGAGGCGCTGCTCGCGCGTATCACTGCGACGCCGGACTATGCCGCGCTCAGCGATGT
Protein-coding regions in this window:
- a CDS encoding acyl-CoA dehydrogenase C-terminal domain-containing protein; translated protein: MPVYQAPVADTLFVLNDLLGIERHSNLAAFAEASPDIVEAVLGEAGRFAQDVFFPLNQTGDREGCHRHEDGSVTTPTGFKQAYNQFREAGWGGLSADPAYGGQGLPHTVAAAVNEYLSSANMAFAMYPGLTRGAIAALEQHGTQEQKQLYLPKMIEGIWTGTMNLTEPHCGTDLGLLRTKAAPVGDGSYRITGQKIFISAGEHDLSDNIIHLVLARIEGAPEGVKGISLFVVPKFLTDKSGAIGARNAVSCGSIEEKMGIHGNATCVMNYDGATGWLVGEADKGLRAMFTMMNEARLGVGVQGLAVSEIAYQNAVAYARERIQGRSLSGTKAPEKRADPIIVHPDIRRMLMTIRAVNEGGRALILWTALKGDLFHLSQDAKEREAADDWLGLMTPVIKGVLTDKGFDNAVMAQQVYGGHGYIAEWGMEQYVRDARIAQIYEGANGIQALDLVGRKLALNNGRAVQSFFAEVGAFCEAHRADERLSPFTKGLKKGLNDLQAATLWLMGNAMGKPDNAGAASTDYMHLFGLVALGYMWAQMAKVAAEKLGDGSAADPAFLEAKLVTARFFMDRLMPETAAHLARISSGSTSMMALDAAVF
- a CDS encoding BA14K family protein; translated protein: MARRTKLKAGLLALASLMALPTWASAGEFVGIDPYNRPVYARETQFPIVPSRVTGPYYRKTVGQFGGPAVAGPLYYAEPAPPVPGYYRPDPLVQAGAVLAFDQNAAIGQAERNARAERGIGRPAPFSAEWYRWCEARYRSFDHDSGTFQPSNGPRRLCR
- a CDS encoding aminopeptidase P family protein, translated to MFQDFDEMSDSSQSASRVERLRAALAEAGVDGFVVPRADEHQGEYIPPSAARLGWLTGFTGSAGTALVLPQSAVLFTDGRYTVQVRAQIDGTVFTPENSVETPLASYLGDKAKGLRIGFDPWLHTLAEVKALTKTMEEAGGALVPLQHNPVDRIWQDRPVAPKGRVALQPVAYAGVEAGEKLEMIREGLRKAKADGVVLTDPSSVAWVFNIRGSDVPHTPLPLSFALIPAAGPAVLFIDGDKLDGEARAAFSSLAAIEAPERLEPALAAFAEGKTVMLDPALTADRLGRIVAGAGGRIVEKEDPARLPRARKNAVEIEGSRRAHLRDGAAITSFLAWLDRQPAGSVTEIDAAERLEAIRGRFGEADGMPLRDLSFDTISAAGPNAALPHYRVNRASNRTLGEGEIFLVDSGAQYQDGTTDITRTVALGVVPDEVRQKFTLVLKGMIAISTARFPKGTRGMDLDPLARIALWRASCDFAHGTGHGVGAFLAVHEGPQSISRRGVAVLEPGMIVSNEPGYYREGAFGIRIENLLLTQDAAPIEGGDLPMHGFETLTFAPIDRRLVVRSLMTADEIDWLNAYHAEVAKRIGPRLDAEDRHWLELATRPLPDPA
- a CDS encoding BA14K family protein, with the protein product MRIARMLGGKVLAVAIALTMLPAAIPASVPIVGATAAKADPYWGGGYGYRPYRGGPGYYRGGPGPGYYGGGPGYYGGPRYYGGGPRYYRHRHNNGGAAIAGAILGLGVGAAIASANQPRYAAPRYVAPAYGLRPWTRDWYRYCASRYRSFDPGSGTFQPYNGPRQLCR
- a CDS encoding acetyl-CoA C-acetyltransferase; the encoded protein is MTEAFIYDHVRTPRGRGKKDGALHEVPAVRLAARVLESLRERNGLDTAKVDDIIFGCVDPVGEAGSVIPKAAAFEAGYDFAAPGIQISRFCASGLDAVNLGAAKIGFGSDDIVIAGGVESMSRVGMGMSGGAWIMDPSVGIPAYFMPQGISADLIATKYGFSRDDVDAYAVESQRRAAEAWADGRFAKSVVPVRDQNGLVILDRDEHMRPTTDMQSLGSLNASFAAHGEMGGYDAVAIQAHPELESVEHVHHAGNSSGIVDGAGAVLLGSKRAGDTLGLKPRARIRAFSNIGSDPALMLTGPVDVTKKLLERSGMALSDIDLFELNEAFAAVVLRYLQAFEIDPARMNVNGGAIAMGHPLGATGAMILGTVLDELERQNKQTALVTLCIGAGMGTATIIERV
- a CDS encoding FAD-dependent oxidoreductase codes for the protein MTYKNFTLGPNEDGIVVVTWDMPDRSMNVFTEEVMREIDAFADAFAADEAVKGVVLASGKAGSFTGGADLKMLRGMFDAFEAKKREDEAAAVAELFQRCGEMGRIWRKLETSGKPYVAAINGTCMGGGFELALACHGRVAAAEAKMGLPEVKVGIFPGAGGTQRVPRLTDTQSALQMLLKGETLSAAKAKSMKLIDEVVPADGLIEAAKAMLRAGLKPVKPWDEKGFKLPSGPVYSPAGAQVWPAVASLYRKETADNYPGARAIVKCVYEGLLLPIDQALKVEQRYFTEVLQTTEAAMMIRSLFVSLQALNKGARRPSGVPEQTLGRVGVIGAGFMGAGIAYVAAKAGLEVVLIDRDQEAADKGKAHSAGLMDGLVKKGRAKPDEAEALLARITATPDYAALSDVDLVIEAVFEDRGVKAEVTRKVAEVLKPGAIYASNTSTLPITSLAEAFPDASRFIGIHFFSPVDKMMLTEIILGKETGDVALATALDFVRAIKKTPIVVNDTRGFFANRCVLRYMTEAYDMLVEGVPPAMIENAAKFAGMPVGPLALNDETAVDLSHRIMKATMRDEGEDAVDPRHFQLVESMVTEDGRLGRKAGKGFYDYPAKPAKKHLWPGLKEKFPQQKPEDVDFAELKQRFLVTMALEAARTMEEGVVTDPREADVGSILGFGYAPYTGGTISYIDGMGAKAFVALCEKLEAKHGERFRPTPLLREMAERGESFYGRFGAAEAA
- a CDS encoding EAL domain-containing protein, whose amino-acid sequence is MSSGCDGCRSGEPLDFDFSMAFQPIYDISESRVWGYEALVRGLQGEGAYSILSQVGPDQKYRFDQRCRVKAIELASRLFPREQSVRLSINFLPNAVYEPAACLRATLLAARKHDFPLGALMFEFTENEEILDTGHLQRILSEYRRQGFVTALDDFGAGFAGLGLLVDFQPDLIKLDMKLVRGIDTSYPRQVVVASITSAARALGIEVLAEGVETEAEFTILQVAGIRLFQGYYFARPAFEALPQLNLRGARDMAAELGVQVC